In Edaphobacter dinghuensis, a genomic segment contains:
- a CDS encoding response regulator translates to MTHSVANPIRVLIVDDHPVVRAGLASMLGTKAELQVVGSASSGEEALVMIQRDAPDVVLLDLRMPGLNGIDMLIAAKKRGSQVRAIILTSYETDEDIYRAVQAGAQGYLLKDTPFKEMLEAIRTVNAGKRYIPRQIAQRLAERMMRTELTAREIEILKMLAKGPTNKQIGQALGISDYTVRNHVNSIIEKLEVSDRTEAATTAIQRGIITIDD, encoded by the coding sequence ATGACACATTCAGTCGCTAATCCTATTCGCGTTCTTATCGTCGATGATCACCCAGTCGTACGTGCAGGTCTAGCCAGCATGCTGGGTACGAAGGCTGAGCTGCAAGTCGTCGGCTCCGCATCCAGCGGCGAGGAAGCACTTGTAATGATTCAGCGCGATGCTCCCGATGTTGTACTACTTGATCTTCGGATGCCGGGGCTCAATGGCATCGATATGCTCATCGCCGCAAAAAAAAGAGGCTCACAGGTTCGTGCCATTATTCTTACCAGCTACGAAACAGACGAGGACATCTACCGTGCTGTACAGGCGGGAGCTCAGGGATATCTCCTCAAAGACACCCCGTTTAAAGAAATGCTGGAAGCGATTCGGACTGTGAATGCAGGCAAGCGCTATATTCCAAGGCAGATTGCTCAACGCCTCGCCGAGCGCATGATGCGCACAGAACTTACCGCTCGTGAGATCGAGATCCTCAAGATGCTCGCCAAAGGTCCCACGAATAAGCAGATTGGCCAAGCTCTCGGGATCAGTGACTATACCGTACGAAATCATGTCAACAGCATTATCGAAAAGCTCGAAGTCTCAGACCGCACCGAAGCTGCCACCACAGCCATTCAACGAGGCATCATTACCATAGATGATTAA
- a CDS encoding sensor histidine kinase, which translates to MSRPLQSRQWIWVCLLICTLLTFVGVGLRAYLRSSTRGLPYHDSFAQDRADEWKAFGGTWDVVKGSMRNDSDERGAKLLTGSHYWRDYLIEADVMLLSSGGDAGLIIRSSNEEQGVDAYTGYYAGLRSLDNALVLGRAGHGWMEATVKFAPGHDQIKALQWYHLKLLAYGCQIVASASILPDTQLAFAKVADTHCIPSGRAGLRSYVSGGVWRNVVIRTATQKDVLAMTGLSKKTGNTSKQASSDEEFGTVDFAAPSPRDDEYIFHSSSNAQSISSLHLVSFATPTTATIRGSVILTAPMLFVQDSTGGVAIPQPISPSLKVGDQVEVTGQVHTTDFTSSLEHATVHALWEGTPIPAVTVAASQAATGAFNATFIEVEGRLRNKEYGPNNTLLLNFDAGPQSFRAIMNRGRGDYLFAKLKPNSLLRLRGVCVVDPAYTRNLTPFVLLLRSPEDIDVLAEPPWFSAGHLIALAFGIFILALFVNYFYTRVEHWRLRAVLEERERMAHEMHDTLAQSFAGIGFQLEAIRSGLPEDLPTTHQQLNLATDLVRHSHEEARHSIATLRPESRESVDLLSALESCAQRMVEGGSVQVLASGNGDIRNIPLRITDTLYRIGQEAVANAVRHAHPSVIKISLHYAKNILTMLIIDNGIGFTQSGSLSGFGVRGMRKRADSISAKFEIVSESQKGTQVRVDAMLPPRMTFISWPQFLWKYLRTYQADDTFSR; encoded by the coding sequence ATGAGTCGTCCTCTTCAAAGCCGCCAATGGATCTGGGTCTGCTTGCTGATCTGCACGCTGTTGACTTTCGTAGGCGTTGGATTGCGAGCATATCTGCGTAGTTCTACACGCGGACTTCCCTATCACGATTCCTTTGCTCAAGACAGAGCTGATGAATGGAAGGCATTCGGAGGCACATGGGATGTCGTAAAGGGTTCCATGCGAAATGATTCAGACGAACGCGGAGCCAAATTGCTCACTGGTTCTCACTACTGGCGTGATTATCTGATTGAAGCCGATGTAATGCTTCTGAGTTCAGGTGGAGATGCCGGGCTTATTATCCGTTCAAGCAACGAGGAACAGGGTGTCGATGCCTATACCGGCTACTACGCCGGCCTTCGCAGCCTCGACAATGCACTGGTCCTCGGCCGCGCTGGACACGGATGGATGGAAGCAACCGTCAAATTTGCACCAGGTCATGATCAGATAAAGGCATTGCAGTGGTATCACCTTAAGCTCTTGGCTTATGGATGCCAAATCGTGGCCTCTGCCTCTATCTTGCCGGATACTCAACTGGCATTCGCTAAAGTGGCTGATACCCATTGCATCCCCTCGGGTCGTGCTGGTCTGCGTTCTTATGTGTCAGGCGGAGTTTGGCGCAACGTTGTTATCCGTACCGCAACGCAGAAAGATGTTCTCGCTATGACAGGCCTCTCGAAGAAAACCGGAAATACTTCCAAGCAGGCCTCTTCCGATGAAGAGTTTGGCACCGTTGATTTCGCCGCACCCTCCCCGCGGGACGATGAATATATCTTTCACTCGAGCTCAAACGCCCAATCAATCAGCAGCCTGCACCTCGTTTCCTTCGCCACCCCCACTACTGCAACCATTCGCGGAAGCGTCATCCTTACTGCACCTATGTTATTTGTGCAGGACTCTACTGGTGGAGTCGCCATTCCGCAACCGATCTCTCCATCGCTGAAAGTTGGAGATCAGGTCGAAGTTACAGGGCAAGTTCATACAACTGATTTCACATCAAGTCTTGAACATGCAACTGTCCATGCGTTGTGGGAGGGAACGCCGATACCAGCCGTCACGGTTGCTGCTTCGCAGGCAGCAACCGGAGCATTCAATGCAACCTTTATCGAAGTGGAAGGTCGTCTGCGCAATAAAGAATACGGACCAAACAACACTCTCCTGCTCAATTTCGATGCTGGTCCACAATCGTTTCGAGCCATCATGAATCGCGGACGCGGAGACTATCTATTTGCCAAGCTCAAACCAAATAGTCTGCTTCGCCTGCGTGGTGTCTGTGTCGTCGATCCTGCTTACACTCGCAACCTCACACCGTTCGTCCTTCTGCTGCGATCTCCAGAAGATATCGACGTATTGGCGGAGCCTCCGTGGTTCAGTGCAGGACATCTCATCGCTCTCGCATTCGGCATTTTTATACTCGCACTTTTTGTAAATTACTTTTACACACGGGTTGAACATTGGCGTCTTCGTGCAGTCCTTGAAGAACGCGAGCGCATGGCCCATGAGATGCACGACACATTGGCACAAAGCTTTGCTGGCATTGGTTTTCAACTCGAAGCGATTCGAAGCGGGCTTCCGGAAGATCTGCCTACGACGCATCAGCAACTCAATCTCGCCACTGATCTTGTTCGTCATAGCCACGAAGAAGCACGCCACAGTATTGCTACACTGCGTCCCGAATCGCGCGAATCAGTAGATCTTCTCAGCGCACTTGAGTCTTGTGCGCAACGCATGGTCGAAGGTGGGTCTGTACAAGTTCTGGCTTCCGGCAATGGAGATATTCGTAATATACCTCTGCGCATTACGGATACGCTCTATCGCATTGGCCAGGAAGCCGTCGCTAACGCAGTACGCCACGCACACCCGAGCGTGATCAAAATCTCTCTTCACTATGCAAAAAATATTCTAACGATGCTGATCATCGACAATGGTATTGGATTTACTCAAAGCGGTAGCCTGTCCGGCTTCGGAGTACGCGGAATGCGTAAACGCGCTGACAGCATCTCTGCCAAATTTGAGATAGTAAGTGAGTCACAAAAGGGCACACAGGTTCGTGTAGACGCCATGCTCCCTCCACGCATGACCTTTATCTCGTGGCCACAGTTTCTATGGAAATATTTGAGGACTTATCAAGCCGATGACACATTCAGTCGCTAA
- a CDS encoding substrate-binding domain-containing protein, with the protein MKFFLFNLGHFRCWNRSIWISLASLSLLLSMSCREPHQVTIAVIPRTSGSLLWEPAHRGAQDAAEEIGAQIYWNAPTREDDVAGQIALIEHVVAGDYQGLVLAPNQSLALITPVRRALAHGLPLVIISSPLPVPAGNNLSYILNDEEEGGRIAARRVAQLLHGRGTIAILGIDPDVKGIMLRVESFERYLAQNEPDIHIIERHTGSFNVPHEQEVAEEALAAHPDLDAIVTLMWPSARGAMSTIDNNPGRFKAKVLSFDPEDLSFSSPSLDSVVVQNTRMMGNLAVKLIHAKLSGKAIPAITTLEPVLITRANANSEEIRHMTTMDWNPGWNLSHTP; encoded by the coding sequence ATGAAATTTTTTCTCTTCAACCTTGGTCATTTCCGTTGCTGGAACCGCTCAATCTGGATCTCGTTGGCTTCTCTCTCTCTTTTGCTTTCTATGAGTTGCCGCGAGCCACATCAGGTAACGATTGCGGTAATTCCACGCACCTCAGGCAGCCTCCTTTGGGAGCCTGCACATCGCGGCGCTCAAGATGCGGCTGAAGAAATCGGCGCACAAATATATTGGAATGCACCAACGCGTGAAGATGACGTAGCGGGACAGATCGCGCTCATCGAACATGTAGTTGCTGGAGACTATCAGGGACTGGTGCTCGCACCCAACCAATCACTTGCCTTGATTACACCGGTTCGACGTGCATTGGCACACGGACTTCCTCTTGTGATCATTAGCTCTCCTCTTCCTGTGCCAGCCGGAAATAACCTCTCTTATATTTTGAATGACGAGGAAGAGGGAGGCCGCATTGCCGCGCGAAGAGTTGCCCAACTCCTGCATGGCCGAGGCACGATCGCTATTCTCGGCATCGATCCTGATGTAAAAGGAATTATGCTGCGCGTGGAGAGCTTCGAGCGTTACCTGGCTCAAAACGAACCTGATATACATATCATCGAAAGACATACAGGATCTTTTAATGTCCCGCACGAGCAAGAGGTAGCAGAGGAGGCTCTTGCGGCACATCCAGATCTCGATGCAATCGTCACACTAATGTGGCCCTCGGCACGGGGTGCCATGTCAACCATTGATAATAATCCAGGAAGATTCAAGGCAAAGGTTCTAAGCTTCGATCCCGAAGATCTTTCATTCTCCTCACCTAGTCTTGATTCTGTTGTCGTACAGAATACCCGGATGATGGGCAACCTTGCGGTAAAGCTTATCCATGCCAAACTCAGCGGAAAGGCAATCCCGGCCATTACTACTCTGGAACCGGTCCTGATCACGCGAGCCAATGCGAATAGTGAAGAGATACGCCATATGACCACGATGGATTGGAATCCTGGTTGGAACCTGAGTCACACACCATGA
- a CDS encoding TonB-dependent receptor, translating into MNDFSPIVMKLLSLQALSAAGIKYLSKRIAGIVFCVALLTSVTCWAQFSGSLQGSVEDSTGAAVPSAVVTLTNVDTNVSQKATADSSGVYRFASLAPGNYQLSADAAGFSGSKTALTLSTNETRNVPIVLSVGQVSSSVQVTTQQPLLDTADSRNQLTIDKAALDNLPLAARNPLALVTLAPGVTGLGAGTSTNFNPENSVDASANGRGANGNLYVVDGLDVTSSIRPGVVNLTPNADSVAEANVQTNTYTVDFGRASSIQTVITTRSGTDTYHGFASEYYTYQGLYARGEYGVPKGTRVAPFHTNNLSFGVGGPVIPHHKFFFFAGYEPYLSLSSNGTSLQTYEDPAFVSFANAVQPNSPEVQLINKYKPTNVTFSKVLQTAEQAFGAQDVAENTGCGTPSTDNIPCSTPVFDQGNFNSSSYNNSKQYNIRLDKYFTKDRVYGLFYRDTISTGGPAVRPAFSTTNNYYTFSIQGNETHTFSPNTLNEAFVGYNRIEGFAPSGGNFTVPVVNVTGLGVGFGSGFALGDYIQHSYHWRDVLTHIHGSHSFKFGYEGWHGDDVALFAAAYAQPTFQFNSLIDLINNNPYSENNLSYDPVSGKPKANNYGYAQTTGGTFAEDTWKVSHNLTINYGIRYDNFGNAYPSLAGTGLSNFHLGSGSSFQQQVANGVMTAQGHVFAKDMNYVFSPRAGFAYAPGDSGKWLAHGGIGLFHDYFTLGNSENGLSANPPGFVRPTFFNNGSTAAPIFGYGTQNSYPFGYPYPAFQGQPLDAKGGIAGSQIGVGGVDGHLKSPYTINYSLAIDRQISPDFVVSLGYVGSHSGNLVAAGGNTGNTSYGNDVNIYAGDLIQHIACVIDPETQKETCTGTQTRLNTSFGNINYAYNSAVGNYNGLIVSARGRFARRGFLTTSYTHGHSLDDWQNYPVGYPTNQFYANSPYDVRDRFSLGASYELPGAELSNGLERHILGGWTLSGISVLQSGTPFTVYTGAPFSAHRINRALPATQDNLAFSPGSGDFNADGDNNDYPNVTSYKQSHNRNDYHSGRGILAACPGGVVPCGNFTLPVIGTEGNEMPNQFRNPGYADVDFTLKKVTPITERVNFEVRFDTFNIFNRVNYQGVDTNLQDGNFAQSTSFYPQRNMLIGGRLNF; encoded by the coding sequence ATGAATGATTTTTCACCGATAGTCATGAAGCTATTATCCCTGCAGGCATTATCGGCCGCAGGGATAAAGTATTTGTCAAAGCGTATAGCCGGCATAGTATTCTGCGTTGCTCTATTGACGTCCGTCACGTGTTGGGCTCAATTCAGCGGTAGTTTGCAAGGGTCGGTTGAGGATTCGACTGGAGCTGCAGTTCCATCCGCAGTTGTGACGCTGACCAACGTGGATACCAATGTTAGCCAAAAAGCTACAGCGGACTCTTCAGGCGTGTATAGGTTTGCGAGCCTTGCTCCAGGGAACTATCAACTATCTGCTGACGCAGCCGGGTTTTCAGGCTCAAAGACTGCACTGACTCTAAGCACCAACGAAACACGCAACGTACCCATCGTGTTGTCGGTAGGGCAGGTCAGTTCCTCTGTGCAGGTTACTACCCAGCAACCCTTGCTTGATACAGCGGATAGCCGTAACCAACTTACTATTGATAAAGCTGCACTCGATAATCTCCCACTGGCTGCTCGTAACCCGTTGGCATTGGTTACCCTCGCTCCTGGAGTGACAGGACTTGGGGCAGGAACCTCTACGAACTTCAACCCGGAAAATTCAGTTGATGCGAGTGCCAATGGGCGGGGAGCGAATGGCAATCTTTATGTGGTCGATGGTCTGGACGTAACTAGTAGCATCCGCCCAGGCGTTGTAAATCTTACTCCGAACGCTGACTCGGTTGCGGAAGCCAATGTGCAGACCAATACTTATACGGTAGATTTTGGGCGGGCTAGTTCTATTCAAACAGTTATCACAACGCGTTCCGGAACAGATACTTATCACGGGTTTGCCAGCGAGTACTACACTTACCAGGGTCTGTACGCACGTGGAGAATACGGGGTACCGAAGGGAACACGTGTAGCGCCATTCCATACAAACAATCTTTCGTTCGGCGTTGGCGGTCCGGTTATCCCGCATCATAAGTTTTTCTTCTTTGCTGGTTATGAACCGTATCTCTCGCTCAGCTCGAATGGAACTTCGCTGCAAACCTATGAAGATCCTGCATTCGTCAGCTTTGCCAATGCAGTCCAGCCAAATAGCCCTGAAGTGCAGCTTATTAATAAGTACAAACCGACGAATGTGACTTTTAGCAAGGTGCTGCAGACTGCCGAGCAGGCATTTGGCGCGCAGGATGTCGCAGAGAATACAGGATGCGGGACGCCTTCAACCGATAACATCCCTTGCAGCACTCCGGTTTTTGACCAGGGCAACTTCAACTCGAGCAGCTACAACAATTCAAAGCAGTACAACATCCGTCTTGATAAATATTTCACGAAGGACCGAGTTTATGGACTTTTCTACCGCGATACCATTAGCACTGGTGGCCCAGCTGTGCGTCCAGCTTTCTCGACAACGAACAACTACTATACTTTTTCCATTCAGGGCAATGAAACCCATACCTTCTCGCCAAATACGTTGAATGAAGCGTTTGTTGGGTACAACCGTATCGAAGGCTTTGCCCCCTCAGGTGGCAATTTTACCGTACCTGTCGTAAATGTAACTGGTCTAGGTGTTGGCTTCGGCTCTGGATTTGCATTGGGCGACTATATCCAACATAGTTATCACTGGCGCGACGTGCTAACTCACATTCATGGTTCGCACTCCTTCAAATTTGGTTATGAAGGCTGGCATGGAGATGATGTGGCGTTATTTGCTGCAGCGTATGCACAACCAACCTTTCAGTTCAATAGCCTCATCGATCTCATCAATAACAACCCCTATTCTGAAAATAACCTCTCCTATGATCCGGTCTCTGGTAAGCCCAAAGCAAATAACTATGGTTATGCTCAAACAACAGGCGGCACATTCGCCGAGGATACCTGGAAGGTCTCCCATAATCTAACTATCAACTATGGCATCCGTTACGACAACTTCGGCAATGCCTATCCTTCACTCGCCGGAACAGGTCTTTCTAACTTCCATCTCGGCTCAGGTTCGAGCTTTCAGCAGCAGGTTGCTAACGGCGTCATGACGGCGCAGGGCCATGTGTTCGCAAAAGATATGAACTATGTCTTTAGCCCGCGTGCAGGTTTTGCTTATGCCCCAGGGGACAGTGGTAAATGGTTAGCTCACGGCGGCATTGGCTTGTTCCATGATTACTTTACGCTGGGCAACTCAGAGAATGGACTCAGCGCAAATCCGCCCGGATTTGTGAGACCAACCTTCTTCAATAATGGATCAACCGCAGCTCCCATTTTTGGCTATGGTACACAGAATTCTTATCCCTTTGGTTATCCTTACCCGGCATTTCAAGGACAGCCGCTCGATGCAAAAGGGGGAATCGCCGGTTCACAGATTGGTGTCGGCGGTGTCGATGGTCATCTAAAGAGTCCTTACACCATCAATTACTCTCTTGCTATTGATCGACAGATCTCGCCGGATTTCGTTGTCAGTCTCGGGTATGTCGGATCTCACTCTGGAAACTTGGTAGCTGCCGGGGGTAATACCGGTAACACGTCATATGGAAATGATGTGAATATCTATGCTGGCGATCTAATTCAACATATAGCTTGCGTTATTGATCCTGAGACCCAAAAGGAGACATGCACCGGAACTCAGACGCGGCTCAATACTAGTTTTGGCAATATCAATTATGCCTATAACTCCGCCGTAGGGAACTACAACGGGCTTATTGTCTCGGCTAGAGGACGGTTTGCTCGACGTGGTTTTCTTACGACTTCTTATACACACGGTCATTCGTTGGACGATTGGCAGAACTACCCAGTTGGCTATCCTACAAACCAGTTCTATGCCAATTCGCCGTATGACGTACGCGACCGATTTTCGCTGGGCGCTTCTTATGAGCTTCCTGGTGCAGAGTTAAGCAATGGTTTGGAGCGACATATACTGGGTGGTTGGACACTCTCTGGTATTTCAGTCCTGCAGTCAGGTACTCCATTCACTGTCTATACAGGTGCTCCGTTTAGTGCCCATCGCATAAATCGTGCTCTTCCAGCCACGCAAGATAACCTAGCATTCTCTCCTGGTAGTGGCGATTTCAACGCTGACGGCGATAACAATGACTATCCCAATGTAACCTCCTATAAGCAGAGTCATAACAGAAATGATTATCATAGTGGACGCGGGATATTAGCAGCTTGTCCGGGCGGAGTTGTGCCGTGTGGCAATTTTACTCTTCCGGTGATCGGTACTGAAGGCAACGAGATGCCTAATCAATTTCGCAACCCTGGTTATGCTGACGTAGACTTCACTCTGAAGAAGGTAACCCCGATAACAGAGCGGGTCAACTTTGAAGTTCGCTTTGATACATTCAATATCTTCAACCGCGTGAATTATCAGGGAGTAGATACTAATCTCCAAGATGGTAATTTTGCACAGAGTACAAGCTTCTATCCGCAGCGAAACATGCTGATCGGTGGTAGGCTCAACTTCTAA
- a CDS encoding SDR family oxidoreductase — translation MKSTVAIVTGASQGIGRSTAIRLARDFSSIVLVARNDSALEEVADAVRQNGAEPLSIASDLSQSTSPEAVIQSTLGRYGRIDALLNIAGAVPQINLFEMTDEQWQAGMELKLHGARRLTIRAWEALKACSGSVVFMSGSAALDPKPAFAAVAATNAAIIALAKAFAEQGIKDGVQVNSIIPGAVMTGRRRSFLEKWAPAHNMSVDEATAKFPEEAGISRYGQPEEIAELLAFMVSPSAKWMTGTSVRMDGGETKGI, via the coding sequence ATGAAAAGTACCGTTGCCATTGTTACAGGGGCCAGCCAAGGCATTGGCCGTTCAACAGCTATTCGATTGGCTCGAGACTTTTCTTCGATTGTCCTTGTTGCAAGAAATGACAGTGCATTAGAGGAGGTCGCAGACGCGGTTCGACAGAATGGAGCAGAACCATTGAGCATTGCGTCTGATCTAAGCCAGTCCACTTCACCTGAAGCGGTAATTCAATCGACCCTTGGCCGCTACGGCCGAATCGATGCTCTACTCAACATTGCGGGAGCAGTACCCCAAATCAATCTGTTTGAAATGACGGATGAACAATGGCAAGCTGGCATGGAATTAAAGCTCCATGGAGCGCGCAGGCTGACCATCCGCGCCTGGGAGGCACTCAAGGCTTGCAGCGGATCAGTCGTTTTTATGTCAGGCAGCGCAGCCCTTGATCCAAAACCCGCATTTGCTGCTGTGGCGGCAACCAATGCAGCCATCATCGCACTTGCGAAAGCCTTTGCCGAACAAGGGATTAAAGATGGAGTGCAGGTAAACAGCATTATTCCAGGTGCTGTTATGACAGGACGGCGCCGTTCTTTTCTTGAGAAGTGGGCTCCCGCACACAACATGAGTGTCGACGAAGCTACCGCAAAGTTCCCGGAAGAGGCTGGCATAAGCCGCTATGGACAACCGGAAGAGATTGCCGAACTGCTTGCATTCATGGTTTCTCCTTCTGCTAAATGGATGACAGGAACCTCAGTAAGAATGGACGGCGGAGAGACCAAGGGAATCTAA
- a CDS encoding alpha/beta fold hydrolase, which translates to MSTYKDATIVLAHGAWADGSSWALVIHELQRRGLNVVAAPIPLTSFGEDAAALRRIIARTQGPLIVVGHAYAGAVIGTADDERVKALVYIAALAPDEGETIAEVFYRDETHPKAPQLAPDADGFIWMPDSGFEQAFAQNATQEQIALSKAVQRPIALKSIQEKIVHPSWKNKPVWYLIAEEDRMINPKTQHFMAERMKATVRIFNVDHTPLLTAPDKVVDVILEAVQGVLH; encoded by the coding sequence ATGTCAACGTATAAGGATGCCACAATTGTTCTTGCCCACGGAGCATGGGCTGATGGCTCAAGTTGGGCACTTGTCATTCATGAGTTGCAAAGGCGAGGCTTGAATGTCGTTGCGGCTCCCATTCCGTTGACTTCATTTGGTGAAGATGCAGCGGCACTTCGGCGAATAATCGCACGAACTCAAGGCCCCTTGATTGTTGTCGGACACGCTTATGCCGGCGCGGTCATTGGGACTGCCGATGACGAACGCGTGAAGGCTCTTGTGTACATTGCAGCTCTGGCTCCCGATGAAGGCGAGACTATTGCAGAGGTCTTCTACCGCGATGAAACTCATCCAAAAGCTCCTCAGTTAGCTCCTGATGCAGATGGCTTCATCTGGATGCCTGATTCCGGCTTTGAACAAGCCTTTGCCCAAAACGCGACACAAGAGCAGATTGCATTGTCCAAGGCCGTGCAGCGTCCTATTGCTTTGAAGAGTATTCAGGAAAAGATTGTCCATCCCTCATGGAAGAACAAGCCAGTGTGGTATCTGATCGCTGAAGAAGACCGCATGATCAATCCTAAAACCCAGCATTTTATGGCCGAACGGATGAAAGCAACAGTGCGCATCTTTAATGTAGATCACACACCATTGCTTACTGCACCAGATAAGGTTGTGGATGTCATTCTCGAAGCTGTACAAGGAGTGCTTCATTAA
- a CDS encoding CGNR zinc finger domain-containing protein, with protein sequence MARTASQDSGEWVDGFLFVANRPILDLLNTKPVLAGGPTELLSDFHALERWLIAVGIVSSTKAKNLLRRWRTSPEAATFLKELIAFRERLRDAVFRMEDGSTPSDQIIEEVNARLLQYPSCALIRKRDGQLIRERFFDPQKPEDLWGPIIDDAAALLSEAEIHRIRKCESCVVHFFDTSKKGSRRWCSMNICGNKFKVSAYQRRKRDNRSHGDRN encoded by the coding sequence ATGGCGCGCACGGCCTCCCAAGATTCAGGCGAATGGGTTGACGGATTTCTTTTTGTAGCGAATCGGCCGATCCTTGATCTGCTGAATACAAAACCAGTTTTGGCAGGTGGGCCTACAGAGCTTTTGTCGGATTTTCATGCTTTGGAGCGATGGTTGATTGCAGTAGGCATCGTGAGTTCCACGAAAGCGAAGAATTTGCTACGACGTTGGCGCACCTCACCTGAAGCCGCAACTTTTTTGAAGGAGTTGATCGCCTTTCGAGAGCGTCTGCGAGATGCCGTCTTTCGTATGGAAGACGGCTCGACTCCATCCGATCAGATAATCGAAGAAGTGAATGCGCGATTGCTGCAATATCCCTCATGCGCGCTAATTCGTAAGCGCGATGGTCAGCTAATTCGAGAACGCTTCTTCGATCCCCAGAAGCCAGAGGACCTCTGGGGACCAATTATTGACGATGCGGCAGCACTTTTGAGTGAGGCCGAAATTCATAGAATTCGCAAATGTGAGTCCTGCGTCGTTCATTTTTTTGATACGAGCAAAAAGGGATCGCGTCGCTGGTGCAGCATGAATATATGCGGCAACAAATTCAAGGTTTCCGCATATCAACGCAGAAAGCGGGATAACCGTTCACATGGCGATAGAAACTGA
- a CDS encoding ATP-binding protein: MRGLFAKIFFFFWVAQSLTFIISTLLIVQHRFTRPDQVFDALSVTLKSEGAAAAQAYEQGGCSAFHQYALSLSQPVYLADVTGNFLCDAENAKEYSDALSNAERNSPSFSVQVANRSLWPISIASPSGKHYLFILSTPYHAEKRHLTHDLWHFAFPQLPVAIVVFGLTTFILVLVLTRPIARLRAAARELARGQLDTRIPSQHRETHIFGGDEIQGLEHDFNHMAEQLESLVAAQKLLLRDVSHELRSPLARLSVALELAREDAPMTMSENLERIERETGRLNALIGQLLRLSSLESSNTAVETEAFSLKHLLEELLPDIEFEALQRTCSIKLEATCDCTVHGNFELIYRAIENIARNAIRYTKEVSSVDVDLGCEIREGRRICVLKISDRGPGVPESELQNIFRPFYRVDNARQRDTGGFGIGLAIAERAIRLHQGQVYAINREGGGITMVVTLPCHDAISQEKGL, encoded by the coding sequence ATGCGTGGACTCTTCGCAAAGATTTTCTTCTTTTTCTGGGTCGCTCAAAGCCTTACCTTTATTATTTCAACACTGCTTATTGTTCAGCATCGATTTACACGCCCTGATCAGGTATTTGACGCGCTGAGCGTTACCTTGAAGAGCGAAGGTGCGGCGGCAGCTCAGGCTTATGAACAGGGAGGATGCAGCGCCTTCCATCAATATGCACTATCTCTAAGCCAGCCTGTCTATCTTGCCGACGTAACAGGAAATTTTTTATGCGACGCAGAAAATGCCAAGGAGTACAGCGACGCCTTATCAAATGCTGAAAGAAATTCTCCCTCCTTTTCGGTTCAGGTAGCTAATCGATCTCTTTGGCCAATCTCTATTGCGTCTCCTTCCGGAAAGCATTACCTGTTTATCCTCTCAACGCCGTATCACGCGGAAAAGAGGCATTTGACTCATGATCTCTGGCACTTTGCCTTTCCGCAGTTACCTGTAGCTATTGTCGTCTTCGGGTTGACCACATTCATCCTTGTGCTTGTGCTGACGAGGCCGATAGCAAGACTTCGCGCAGCGGCACGGGAGCTTGCACGCGGTCAGCTCGATACTAGAATTCCCAGTCAGCATCGCGAAACGCACATCTTCGGTGGAGACGAAATACAAGGGTTAGAGCATGACTTTAACCACATGGCAGAACAACTTGAGTCGCTTGTCGCTGCACAAAAGCTACTGCTCCGTGACGTATCTCATGAACTGCGTTCTCCGTTGGCCCGATTAAGCGTTGCTTTGGAGTTGGCTCGAGAGGACGCTCCGATGACGATGTCGGAGAACCTGGAGAGGATCGAACGCGAGACGGGCCGGCTGAACGCATTGATAGGTCAACTGCTACGTCTTTCTTCGCTGGAGTCCAGCAATACGGCGGTCGAGACCGAAGCGTTCAGTCTGAAGCATCTTCTTGAAGAGCTTCTGCCCGATATTGAATTCGAGGCGCTGCAAAGAACCTGCTCCATCAAATTAGAAGCCACATGCGATTGCACTGTGCACGGTAACTTCGAGCTAATCTATCGTGCAATCGAAAATATTGCGCGCAATGCGATTCGGTATACGAAAGAAGTTTCATCAGTAGATGTGGATTTGGGTTGCGAGATACGAGAGGGACGCCGTATCTGTGTACTCAAGATCAGTGATCGAGGGCCAGGAGTGCCGGAGAGCGAGTTGCAGAATATATTTCGCCCCTTCTACCGCGTCGATAATGCCAGGCAGCGCGACACTGGAGGATTCGGCATTGGCCTTGCTATTGCGGAACGTGCCATCCGGTTGCACCAAGGCCAGGTATATGCGATCAACCGAGAGGGCGGCGGTATCACTATGGTTGTTACGCTCCCATGCCATGACGCAATTTCTCAGGAAAAAGGACTCTGA